GCCTGTTTTCAAATTGTCTCTTGGACTCTAATGACATTACTTTCAAACCTTTGGTTGTGGATACATATGTTTACATTCTGTCTGTTAACCTTGGCTTGTTGGATTTCTTTAATAATGTTTAGGTTTCTTTAAGCACATTCGTTTTCACCCTTAAAATGTCACGAAAAAAGCTTCTGTTCTAACTTGTCTTCACCAGATAAGGTTGCATAAGACCAAACAAGGCAAAAACTTGAGCGCTGGTGTCTTTGTTCATGATCACTGTCCATGCTGTCTGGGCTAATGCTGCCATTGGCAAAATTTGTGTGGAAACTGGCCTTAAAGTTTAGTTCAAGTTAAAAAATGAAGTGTAGTTGCTTCTGTTTCAAACCTATTTGCTATtgcaaacaaaaagagcaggTCAGAAGTTAGGGTAGAGAGCTGAGAGGAACAAATTCTTCCAAAGGAAATCCTTGATCAAAGGATGTCACCAGGGCTACAATGGCTGTAGACGAGCTTTTTTGTTCAGGGATCAGTAGCAAAAGGTGAATTTAAAGCATGCAATACTTGTTAAAAGAGAATAGGGCTAGACATGTtgataatttaaatgtttacacaGCTCAGCAGGAGGTTTGCACAGTATGTGGGTTAAGACATGGCTGGGTTTCTATGTTTCTGTTATGGGTCATaatcctttttctttcaccccTTGTCACTCTtgacctgactctcgccagatggatatAATTCCGGCGAGCTCCACGAGTCACTCAGTGTGGATAGCCATCTACCACCACTGACTgggtttagagaagacagatgcaaaaaaaagcacacattgattcagGAATCCccctatgttatatggtaatggcatatgatctgcccccctggatggtgtcacagtaaacagaacgccagaccaaaTGTACCTGCTATGAAAAGAACAAAGCCTAAGCCTATAGTGACATAAATataactttgtcaaaaaggaaagctttaagcctagtcttaaaagtagacatggtgtctgcctcacggacaaAAACTGAGAGTTGTTTCCAAAGccgaggagcctgataactaaatggcttcaaactgcattttgtagacTTCCTGattgtaaagaattacaatagtccagcgttgaactaacaaaaaaaaattgaaatgaaatcaaccacaaaagaaataaaaaaatgaagattaaaTGTACAGTTTAAATCACTGATCATTTGTTTGGAAAATATACAAGTTGACTGATAACAGCATATTTTTACAGTTAAACTGCAAAAAGAATTTTAAGAtcatatcaaaaataaaaacaaacaggcatATATGAGTTCTGTAGATACATTTTCCAGTAGAAATTAGTTCTTCTCAATGTTGCTACTCTAGGGACTCGTAACGACCACTTGATTGTTGCTCAGGAGGCGAAGACTTATGTCTGGCGGCAGCCCTCGCTCAACCAGCTTGGTTTTAATCTAAGGGAGAAAACACAGGATGGTAACATGTTCTACaactgattttcttttcaaatgacTTTGCTTCTAAAAATAACAGTTATTTTCCAGCTGGCATGCACCAAGATccaaagatacaaaaaaaatgtttagaggAGGAAGACACTAGATAAGGGAtaaccaacctttttgaaactgaaagcTACTTAATTGGAGTTGTatcatatgaagggctaccagtactgatcTTTGAACACCTTAactttgtgtaaaataaaaaaaattccatgCTTCATAAtagatattgtaatttttaaatctatataaatgcaagtgtaaAGAGTAACGAAATAACGTAAAGTTTTTAAAGTGGTGGTGGATTGtgttttttagaacaggctcgtgggcaccatgttggtgaccccttcacgggatgttttaaaaagaaaatcagtgaAACCTGTTAGGCAAAAATTTTATCCTTATCATTTATTTCAAAGTCAAGAAGGTTACCTACCAGATTAATGATGGTATCAGAATCATTGTCCACTGAAAGTGTGGTAGAGACCTTCATGTTCAGAGCAATAACATACTCTAGGAACAGAGAGAATCAATGTTACGATCTGGGCCAGAATACTTCAAATCACAGCTTAACTGCAGTAATAGAATACAATGTATTTATGACAGACTCTGTGAACCTCTATGTGCTGTTTGTATTTCAGTTTGTTTACATTTCCCAGATCTATACTATAGAAGTTTCTAGTTGTTGCCATCTACTGGCGCAACTTATGTAATACATTTTAGAGTCTGCCATGTTTGATGATGTCATAAAAAGCAGACCAGGCAGGACTATACCAAGCATGGTTTTCTCTCAGTGACACTGCAACTTCGATTTGGTTGGTCTTTGAAAGCACTGTTGGTATGTATTGAATTTTGCGATGGATATTTGTTGACTAAGAATGATGCAGCCATTTGTATAAAGCAATGCTTGAGCTAATTGTATTTTCTGGAGcaatttgttgtattttgtgcTGCATTGTTTGCTACTGTGTATTTCTGAgagtttgttgtttgtttctcaGTTTTACCCTACTCCAACTGGCTTCAGTAAAGAGTCAATGCAAGGCCTCTTGTCTCCGTGGTCATTTTGGAGAGGAGTTTATCTGAATGTCGACTCCAGCAAGGCGCTGGAGGTTGAGGACATGACACTCTACGTCTGTCCTACTTACCCGGTCCAGGAGCAGATGTTGGGGCCAATGTTCTGTCTGTTGCATTTAGGGTTGTAAAGGTTGGCAATAATGTTGCATTGACAGCTGGGGTCATGGTGGTGGGTCTAGATGTAACATTTAGGGCCGGTGATGTAGTGGAATTTATTAATGCTGTTGTAGCCGGTACAGTTGGAGGCACAACTATAGGTGGTTGTGTGATTGGGGCTGTGGACAGATCCAGAGAAACCTCAGCAATGCAGAAAACCACTGATGGACTTTAAAACATAAGCAGTGATAGAGAACTTCACTCACTGTTTCCAACCGTCACAATAACACACCGCAGGTCAGAGTGATACAAAGTGCCGAAGACACTGTGGAAGAAAATACAACAGAAGCTTCATTATTATATTAGATAGttagttataaaaaaaacattaagtctAATTGTGATTTCCAAAAACAAActgggtttatttaaaatatagtaGATATGGTGAAAAATTAATATCCCTGCTATTGTATTCACAGTGACAGTTGCAATGGTCAGAAACTGCTGTCATAAAATTTGCTAATAATAATCTATTTACTGAGACGAAACACACCCTGTTCCTCATTAAAACAGACTGGTACCACATTTATAGAATCAGTTGGTTTTAAGTAGCATGTCAGTTGAATTATATTGATTTCTATATTATCTACAAAATGGAAAGGCTTTAAATGTAAAGACAACTGTTCTAGTAAATGCTGATTTTCAGCTTGAATGGCACATAACCGAGGTCTAACTGTAACACTTTTCAGTGTGGAAGCTGTTACTAAGTGAAGATGACTCAACACTAGATGCTCTCATCAGTCAGATGCTTCATAATGAAgtggaagggggaaaaaaagcacaaaagctgAAAGAGGTTTCTAGGCAGGAAGCAATATTTATACTGCAACGTTTGCTGTTCATCCAGGCAGTCACTGTAATCCCTCTATGTGGGCCCACCACCTGCAGGGACGAACATCAAGATCGAGTGCAATGCATGTTGGGTGGCAGGCGAGAGTGGTAAACAATGCACACCAAACAAAAGACTCTAATGACACAGGAGATAAACGGGCAGGTTGTTTATCTGTATTTTACTTGAGTATGAGCCCCTTTGCGCTTTAAACCAGTGACTATCAATTACCAGCTTGCTCAGTTCTGAGTCTCCAGATTTAACAAGACTCCTGGGGCAATGTTGAAAtgcatttacaaaaaataagcaAAGCCGGCTTTTTAATTTAAGCCTGTTGTAGTTGCCATGACTCAGTATAAAAATATGCACATTTTGCTCTGGTAATATACCCGAGAGCTTATATTCTCTGTCTATTTTGGAATATGCTAGgtttgaaaatatttccaaTGCGACTTGTAGGATGCTTCAAGATACAGATCTACTGTACATTTTCTAAAGAATGTGCACAGCAACTGGTGTACACAGTTAGTGAAGGTAACTCTGCTAGTGGTTAAGATTAGGTGCTTAGCACAGAGTCTAATCTTTAGTCTTTTTTCTGAATGAGTAATAACACGGTATTACACAGACTGGTGTCTCAAACCGATGTTGTGATGTCACCTCTGTttgaatataaataatttagaaacCGCTAGACCATAAAATTAGGGaatgaaagaaagacagaaatatttttaaacctgTTACTTGTAGTTCCTACAGAGAAGTAGGCATCTGGTTAAAACTGATATCTGTTTACAAACCCAGCGATCAGACAGCAGCTGCAAAACTCAAAATTAGTACATATCTGATGTAACATaattagaataaaatatttgatattttaagatttttttgataatcagaaaaaaacaaatgacctTGTCTGGACAACGAAACAGACGGCGTGGCTCTGTCCTTCCTCACTTGCAGACGGCGTCCACGTCAGAGAGAAGTTACCTGATCCTGATGAGTCATTGACCATATTGTGAGGCCCACTGTACAGGAGGCCGGTGATgcttttaacaaacacagaaaacagattTGTTAGGAGACGTTTTTTCTTCAGGTAATTTTCTAAAAGTTAAGCTTACTGCACAGTAAGGTGACATTCCTTCATGGCGGTTTTATTATAGTTGGGTGATGGGGAAGGGAGTGTTGCATGTTCTTTTGGGTATTTGCTAACTTTCCTGCATCTATGTTAAAGCAGAGTGATGTAACAGATAAGACCAAATTCCAGACTGTGAGTAAAACTTTTCAAGCAGGAAAGTTTGTCATCCACAACTAGCTTTGTCATTCCCATAAACTACAGGCTGAATATTTGGGGAAAACGGGCAATACAGGTCAAACATTTAGAGGcagctttcaattcaattttatgtatatagcgccaattcatgaaattcAGGTTTCTTCATCAATGCCTTTAGTACATAATCAACCTTAGCTGTAAATTGTATGCTTTTATTCACTTAGGTAAATGCCTACGGGTTTTGTGCATTTTCAAGTTAATGTAAAAGTAAGAAATAAACCACAGCTTGCATTGCAACCAGGTTTATTTTGTTGCAAATTACATCAGTACAAGTACGATCTTGATTTTAAACTTTGTTAATTAGTGAACCtctcaaaatgtttttctgtcacttaCTTAGACAGAGTGGCCTCCGCTCTGATGGTGACTTCCAGAGCCTGACCGGCAGGAGTGTAGAGCTGAGCTCTGTTGCTGGGAGTTGGAGACAGGAATCTGGGCAGATAGAGACCTTCTGTGCAGGACGGTACCGTAGGACCCACTAAAGAATTGAAGGACAGTGAAACATTAGACCCTTTCTCTTCatcagtaaattaaaatgtaaatttggaAGATAAATCCTTGGAACCTTTGCTTTGCTATGTTAATCAGCGTGTGAAGGTGCATTTGTCTGTACTAGATGGCAATCTAGTACAGACCAAAACTGCAAAGAAGCTTTTTTGAGTTGAAATTGTCTTGTTTTACATCTGCGGCTTTAAAACAAGATGGTGTAAGTCGAGATCCTACCTTTCAGAACGAACTGTAAAGGTATCTTGCTGATGGCATCACTGGTAGTTTTCACCTCCTGTGATCCATCAGTTTCAGTCAAAGTGATGTTCTGTGTGGGAAAGTCCTCCATCACCAACTGGACCGCGTATGGAAGCTCAGAATTGGTGTTGGTTGGGTTGAATAACAAAGAACAAGACTGAAAGACACAGAAACATGAGGAAAAGCCTAAATATTGCATGTTGAAAGTTCTGGGATGTAATACCAGTGTTTAAACATCCCTATGTTGTCCACTTTGGTAAAACTCTGATTACATACCCAAGCATTTTATACACCCATAATgctaacatttttattatttgtttcagATGGAAGCAGTGAAGTGGATTGCttgtgaaaatgttataaaaaactGGCTGCAGTTCAGTGCATGCAAAATTCAAGATGTAATTTGTATTCATTATACAGAATTTATTATACAGCAGGCATTTGACTACAAACTTTAAGTAAAAACGTGTTCATGTGCACATACATCTCTATTTGTAGTTGAATTTTACAGTGAAATTACTACAATGGTCTTAAGATTGTTACATTTGCATATCTATAAACTATTCTATTTTGCTATGTAAGCAACCTCTTTGAGACTGGAGTTCTCACGTTTTAGAGAAGAATGTAAAATGAATTAAAGTCAACAATAATATGTTGCCAGAAACCTTCAGGTTTTTCACCACATCTTTACCCAGTGCAAATCTAGATTTGATCAAAATAGCTAAACGCAGATAAAAAGCCTTTAACTGATCGTATTGCATATTTCAAGATATACAGGTTGTCACACACATAAGTAAACCCCTACCATTTTTTGTGAGTATTTTATATATGTTGAATATATAACATTTTGATACGGTGGGAAGTAGTGAGAGTACAGCTTCTCCcctcaaaataattaaacacaCAGTGATTAATGTCCTACCCATTGGCAAAAAAGTGAGTACACTCTTAATTGAATATATTCAAATTGTGCCTAGTTAGCTATTTTCCTTCCCTGGTGTCATAAGACTCATTAGTGTTAGAAGGGGTGAATAGGGAGCAGGTGTGTTAAAATTTGGTGTTATCGCTCTCACACTCTCTCATACTAGGGTTGGGTAGGTTCAGTCGGTCATTGCTAAGGCCATACGTCGTAAACTGCATCAACATGGTATGCATGACTGTTGTTCCAGTAGTAAAAATAGTCTAAAGATAATGCAGAGAAAGCTAGCTGACAGTTTGTTGAAACTGCAAGCTAAGGACATTGCAGTACGGAACCATGTCCAGTGGTCTCATGAGACCAAGATAAACTCATTTTTTTAGAACGAAGCCAAGTATTTATGGCCCatagtgaagcatggtggtaaAGTCTCAAAGTTTGGGGCTGCATTTGGGGAGCTAATACTCATGAGGGAACATTGAAGTACAACATGATCCCTTCACTTTGGAAACTGGGTCATAGGGCACTATTCTAACACGAAAACTACACCCAAACAAACCTTCAAGATGACTACTGCCTTGCTaaagggtcacttgtggagtaccacagggtttagtccttgggccaattctcgttactatatatatatatatatatatatatatatatatatatatatatatatattctatatatatatatatatatatatatatatattagatataatatatatatctatatataatctagtgtgtgatatatatatataatatgtggtttgtatatatatatgtatatgtgttgtgtaatatctatatatatatatgtctgtgtgtaTCTATATATGGtgtctctatctatatatatatatactatctAGAGAGTCTATAGAGATGTGtgtctagagagagagagagagtctctagagagagggagagggggggagagagagagagagagagagagagagagagagatagagagagagagagaagagagagagagagagagagagagagagagagagggagagagagagggagagagaggtgtagagagagagagaggagagagagagagagagagatctctagagatagagatatagaagagatagatatagagagagatctagaagagatagagagatatgtagatatatatatctggatatattatagatatatatatatatatatgtatatatatatatgtatatatatatatatatatatatattatatatgtgtgtgtgtatatatatatatatatatatatatatatatatatatatatatatctatatatatatattatatatatatatatgtgttatatatatatatatatatatatatatatatatgtgtatatgtatcgtatatatatatatatatgtggtatatgtatataaatatatatgtgtatagtTATATactatatgtgtatatgtatatatattatatagtgtatatgtatatatatatatatatgtggtatatatatatatatatgtgtaatgttatatatatatattatagggGGAGATGGGTATTAATAGGATAGATAGGTGGAGTATATCATATATGAGAATATGATAgatggagatatatatatatatatatatagatacgaGAGAATATCTAGaggtatatattatatatatatgagatatgatatataggtatataaatatatatatatatatatatgataatatatattgtagatatatatatatgtaattattgtatatagatatatatagtggagagagatatatatatatatatatatatatatatatatatatatatatatatatatatatatatatatatatatatatgtatatatgtatatatatatacttccaATTGGCAatattatcagacagcatggaattaatttccactcttatgctgatgacactcagctatatttatccataaatcctgatgaatccaatcaattacttcgactgcagtcatgtcttgatgatatcaaaagctggatgattttaaatgtcctgcatttaaattctgacaaggcagaagttgtaatctttggaccagagtcctcaaaaatcaaatgtattaatctatcacttaatctggatggcattaacttgtcctctgataataaagtaaatcttggtgttatttttgaacaagacatgtcatttaaatcccatattaaacaggtttccagagtttcctttttttcacctccagaaaatcatatttctccaattttagcttcccttcattggcttcctgttaaactcccagttttggtccgtgaggcagacaccccgtctacttttaagactaaccttaaaactttcctttttgacaaagcttatagttagagtggctcatgttaccctgagctaactctatagttatgctgctataggcttaggctactggaggacatcagggtctaattttctcactctactgaattctactgttcttcagtctactgttctccagttttgcattgtattacattgaaatgactgtcatcatttcagttttcaactttttgccctctctcttttttcttcatagtaggtacacctggtctggcgttctgttaactgtgacatcatccagagaagacggctcacccgctactaccatctaatgtagaacagattactagatcaatgtgtgcttctgtgcttttttgtctctcttgttgtgtctctgctctgtcttctctaacccccagtcgggcgaggcagatgaccgttcatactgagcccggttctgctggaggttttccttcccgttaatggggaatttttctttccactgtcgcttcatacttgctcagtatgagggattgctgcaaagccatggacaatgcagacgactctccctgtggctctacggttcttcaggagtgaatgctgcttgtcgggactttgatgcaattaactggtttcctttatataggaaatttttgaccaatctgtataatatgactcaatcggtataatatgattgaatttggctttgtaaagtgccttgagatgaaatgtttcatgaattggcgctatataaagaaaattgaattgaattaaatagaCTGAGGGTAAAATATTTTGGACTGGTTAAGCATCTCTCTAAACCTAAATCCTATTGAATGTCGTTGGGGCATCCTCAAACAAAGGTGGGGCAGGAAAAGGTATCTTTTTAAGATCCACTATGTCAGTCATACCGTTATAAAGAAGATGAGGACTCCAGTGGCAATCTGTGAAGCTTTAGGGAACTCAGTGCCTGACAGACTTAAGGCAACGCTGGAAAAAGAATGGTGACCACGCAaaatatttggatatttttaCTTAGGGCTGTTCTTGGACAGCCTTGGACAGCCTGGGTCTAAACTGCTTTGGTTGAAAGCAGTTTAGACATTGATGGCTACttgttgagttattttgagaGGACAGCAAATCTACACTGTAATACAAGCTGCATACTGACTACTTGTCCTTGTATCAAAAGGTCATATCTTCAGTGTTGTCCCATGAAAAGAtatgaaaatacatttacaaaaatatcaGTGCTGTACTACTTCTTGTGGGATACTgtgtcttaattttatttttaagatggACATACTTTAAACTACAAAAATTTTTGTAAATAGGATCATCTCAGATGTTTAATGGATGTTAAAAGTTTCACAAAATTCACTCCAACTCTCTGTATCAGCTACACGTGTGACCTTGTTACTTACGGATGAGAGGCTGAGGACAGACGGGGGTGTGCACGGGTTACACTCTGAATCTGATGTGTTTCCATATCTGCATTTAACTTCGTCTCCATCCGGGTCGAAGGCCAATAAATTTATGGTTTTGGGACAATTTGAAGGTATtctgggagagaaaaaaacatccatatCAATATCAGACACATACATTtaactgtggctcagtgggtagcTGTGGCTTTGCAATCAGAAAGTTCTCAGTTTAACTCTGGCTTCCTACCACTACATGTCAATATGCCTCTGGTCCAGAGGCTCTTGGCCAGGCTCTTAACCCCAGGTTATCAACTGATCAAAGCTTCAGAAAGATTATAATCTCATCTCTGACACTATATTGAAATTTTGCGGGAACCAAGCCAGAGTCTAAACTCAAGGATCTGTAAAGGGGCCTAAAGATTAGGGTGGTGGTAAAGAGCCCTTCCAAGCTCAGTGGTGCTCTTTGTAGAAGATAAACAGCGATTGATGTCGTGCAAAAATGTTGCTAgcaattataaaaaaacatttgattggtGTGATGCCAATAAAGGCTTTTTCATTGATGCTTGAGAAGAATATCGATCATTTTCAACATGCTATGCTAGGTCAAATGTAAGCATAAGGTGAAAATGTTACCCTTGTAGACTGTTGTGTTAACTTTAGAGATATCTGTCTTCCTATGCACATTCATAATCATTTCCTGAGTTTAATGAAGTACTGATCAGCCATGTATCCTACCTCAGAGCAGGGAGGATGGTGGTCTGtggggatgtgttgggttttcCATTGTCGGACCGGTTTCTCAATTCAACGTCGGTCACAGCTCTCCAGCTTACAATCCCATTTTGTATGTCAGATATCCAGTCTCCACCAGCCAACCTGCAATGGGTGTTATTGGGAAAGATTAAGATGTGAAACAGTGAGTGATAAATACAGCACAAAAACAACTGTGCTGTCCTGTTGGTTATCCATACTGATATGGAATGGATAATATGTCAGGAACAAAAGGAGGATGTTTGGAGGATCAtttaatgaaaatcaaaacTATCAACAAACAGACGGCTTAATCCAAAGTAACTGAGGCAGGAGGGTGGTCCAGTTTACtaaaatgtcattgcagcaactcCAGATGGTCCTCAGTAGTTTGTTCAGCCCCACGTCCGTATGAATGCCTGACAATGTTGTGGTATGCTCCTTATGAGAAGACGGATAGTGTCCAGGGGAATCTTCTCCCGGCTCCAGGGCAGGACATTGCTAAGTTCTTGGACAGCCTGGGTTTAGGTCAGGGGAGCATGGAGGTCAGTCAGTGGTATCAATTACTCCATCCTCCAAGAACTACTCTTGTCATGTTACCATggaccaggaggaacccagggctcACTGCACCAGGGAATATCTCACAATGGATCCAAGGATTTCATCTTGATAACTAATGACAGTTTATTGCATCCTGCTACCAGCAGAGACACTGATCCTGGTCAAATgctaaaacattgaaaatatgtcaaaaatgaaaagagaaaacacatcTGTGGACTCTCGCGGTCCCTTTAGTGAACCTGTTTCTTCAGCTTTGGTCACCTGTCGGTTACAGTTTAAAGCTTATGTAATTAGTGTGGAGGACTCACACAGTCTCAAATCCAGTGTTGTTGGGGAGCAGATGAGTTATTGCTCCTTCTCTCTGACACCATTCACCGCTCACTTCGTCAACAACAGATAATGCAAGGGTCTGGGTCTGTGTTCCACAGTTTCCACCACACTGCCATGTATCAGAATGTGTGCACGAGACAAAATTCAGCTTGTAGCGAAGGATCACCTGTGGATTTAAAGGGAGGAGATTCTAATTACAGTCAAATACTTAAAGCCAGACATAACCATTGACAAATAACCTTATCTTACTGAGACCGAGCCGTCCGCATGAGTCTCCTCTGGATAGTAGGTCATCATGGTGCCAAGAAAATGACTGGCCTGTGAACCTCTGaccatcatcagcagcagcggAACCAAGGAGAGCAGCATGGTGAAGCAGTCAGAGTCTCTTCACAAACACTGCGAGAAAACAGAGACGAGGAACATTTAtactcttcctcctcctccttccttcctccatcCTGCCATCATCTCTTCTTTCATTTACTGACTCACGAAGGAATGTTGTTAAACATGTGGTTTAACACAAAGGAACAAGAAAGTCACCTGGTATGAGGATGTTTCTTTTAACTGTGAGATAAAGATCAGAGCTATTTAAGGAAAACTCACTAGGCAGAGGAACAGACGTAAAGGATTTTTCTCCAAATAAGTAAACTACATTAAGGATTTTTGAAAACATACAAGCAGTACCTCTGACTTAACAGAACAAAACACTGTAGTGAAGAATAAAGAATCATGTTTTTGGAAATGGCTTTTGCCTCATTTTGTTCTACTCCACAGGTTTAATTGGTCTCATTGTGTTTAAACACAGggaagacagaggaggagactGCAGGTAGCATTGTGCCTAAagatattgtttaaatattagatATTGTTTGACACGTCTTTCTGAGACTCATTTCTTTTTGCATGGAGGATTTTGTTAATCatccgtttgtgcaggttttcttttcttttcaggaaAAGCATGTCCCCCCCAGTAATTAGATCACAGTCTCGTGATCATCCACTAGGGGTGGTACCAATACTCAGGATGCAGACACTTGCATCCTGAGTATTGGTACCTGGGGATAAACTTCTCAACTTTTACAGTCTGCGCA
The DNA window shown above is from Fundulus heteroclitus isolate FHET01 chromosome 14, MU-UCD_Fhet_4.1, whole genome shotgun sequence and carries:
- the LOC118565757 gene encoding uncharacterized protein LOC118565757 — its product is MLLSLVPLLLMMVRGSQASHFLGTMMTYYPEETHADGSVSVILRYKLNFVSCTHSDTWQCGGNCGTQTQTLALSVVDEVSGEWCQREGAITHLLPNNTGFETVLAGGDWISDIQNGIVSWRAVTDVELRNRSDNGKPNTSPQTTILPALRIPSNCPKTINLLAFDPDGDEVKCRYGNTSDSECNPCTPPSVLSLSSSCSLLFNPTNTNSELPYAVQLVMEDFPTQNITLTETDGSQEVKTTSDAISKIPLQFVLKVGPTVPSCTEGLYLPRFLSPTPSNRAQLYTPAGQALEVTIRAEATLSNITGLLYSGPHNMVNDSSGSGNFSLTWTPSASEEGQSHAVCFVVQTSVFGTLYHSDLRCVIVTVGNTPITQPPIVVPPTVPATTALINSTTSPALNVTSRPTTMTPAVNATLLPTFTTLNATDRTLAPTSAPGPEYVIALNMKVSTTLSVDNDSDTIINLIKTKLVERGLPPDISLRLLSNNQVVVTSP